One stretch of Halobacillus litoralis DNA includes these proteins:
- a CDS encoding carbohydrate ABC transporter permease: MKKKRITKKTIQHVLMGSFALMMIYPLVWMVSSSLKKSENVFVNSHSLIPSEWHFANYIDGWNGFAGITFGTFFWNSTIITVIATVGSIISSTFIAYGFARIKFAGKKIWFVAMMLTMMLPFEMVMIPQYIMFNKFGWIDTYLPLILPTFFGIPFFIFLIMQFIRTIPMELDEAAKIDGCNTFDIFFRIIVPLIVPAMMTSAIFSFYWRWDDFMGPLIYLSTPEKYPVSLALKLFSDPNSVTNWGAMFAMSTLSILPIFIIFFVFQRYIVDGISSTGMKA; the protein is encoded by the coding sequence ATGAAGAAAAAGAGAATAACAAAAAAGACTATACAGCATGTGCTGATGGGTAGCTTTGCGTTAATGATGATCTATCCGCTCGTGTGGATGGTCAGCAGTTCATTGAAAAAAAGTGAAAATGTATTCGTAAACTCTCACTCGTTGATTCCGAGTGAATGGCATTTTGCCAACTATATTGACGGCTGGAACGGATTTGCAGGCATTACGTTCGGGACATTTTTTTGGAACTCAACGATTATAACCGTCATAGCGACTGTAGGGAGTATCATTTCCTCGACATTTATCGCTTATGGTTTTGCACGGATTAAATTCGCCGGGAAGAAAATATGGTTCGTTGCGATGATGCTTACGATGATGCTTCCATTCGAAATGGTCATGATTCCTCAATATATCATGTTCAACAAATTCGGATGGATCGATACCTACCTGCCGCTCATTTTGCCGACCTTTTTCGGAATCCCGTTTTTCATATTCCTGATCATGCAGTTCATCCGGACCATTCCTATGGAGCTGGATGAAGCAGCGAAAATCGACGGCTGTAATACGTTCGATATCTTTTTCAGGATCATCGTTCCGCTGATTGTACCGGCTATGATGACTTCAGCAATCTTCTCGTTTTATTGGCGATGGGATGATTTTATGGGACCGCTCATCTATTTGTCCACACCAGAAAAGTACCCGGTTTCCCTTGCATTGAAACTTTTCTCAGACCCGAACTCGGTGACCAACTGGGGAGCGATGTTCGCGATGTCAACATTAAGTATTTTACCGATTTTCATCATTTTCTTTGTCTTCCAACGTTATATAGTAGATGGAATCAGTTCTACGGGTATGAAAGCTTAA
- a CDS encoding carbohydrate ABC transporter permease — translation MKPVPPNKKLNTGNQNVTGYAFISPFLIGLFSLTLFPILYSLYLSFTDFDLMGTPNWIGLDNYQRMFTEDPTFWKSMKVTFFYAGVAVPIRLVFALLVALALNKVVEMVGLYRTLLYLPSVVGGSIAVSIMWRQLFGNDGAFNSILASIGLPTHSWLGDPDTAIWTLIVLYGWQFGSSMLIFLAGLRNIPKTFYEASSVDGAGPIRQFFIITIPLLTPVILFNTIMQVIQGFMAFTPSFVVTNGGPVNSTLLYVLYMYQRAFEYFDMGYASAMAWVMLVIIAIFTALIFKSSEHWVHYESDAK, via the coding sequence ATGAAACCCGTACCACCAAACAAAAAGCTCAATACAGGCAATCAAAACGTCACAGGATACGCGTTTATTTCTCCGTTTCTAATTGGGCTCTTTTCATTGACTCTATTCCCAATTCTCTATTCTTTGTATTTATCTTTTACAGACTTTGATTTAATGGGGACACCCAATTGGATCGGTCTCGACAACTACCAAAGAATGTTCACAGAGGATCCGACGTTCTGGAAGTCTATGAAAGTCACCTTTTTTTATGCAGGGGTAGCCGTTCCTATCCGGTTAGTATTCGCCCTTCTTGTTGCTTTGGCTTTGAATAAAGTGGTGGAAATGGTCGGATTATACCGAACCCTTCTTTATCTTCCATCGGTAGTCGGTGGGAGTATTGCTGTTTCGATTATGTGGCGTCAGTTGTTCGGAAACGATGGGGCTTTTAACTCTATCCTTGCTTCTATTGGGTTACCGACTCACTCGTGGCTTGGGGATCCTGACACAGCCATTTGGACATTAATCGTATTATATGGTTGGCAGTTCGGGTCATCCATGTTGATTTTCCTTGCAGGACTACGAAACATTCCGAAAACATTCTATGAAGCTTCGAGTGTTGATGGGGCAGGACCGATCCGCCAGTTCTTCATCATTACCATTCCATTGTTGACCCCGGTCATTCTGTTCAACACAATCATGCAGGTCATTCAAGGTTTCATGGCCTTTACGCCTAGTTTTGTCGTAACGAACGGTGGTCCAGTGAACAGTACATTATTGTATGTCCTTTATATGTACCAGCGGGCTTTTGAATACTTCGATATGGGTTACGCATCAGCGATGGCATGGGTGATGCTGGTCATCATTGCTATTTTCACAGCTTTGATCTTCAAGAGTTCTGAACATTGGGTTCACTACGAATCGGATGCGAAGTAA